In Trichocoleus desertorum NBK24, the following are encoded in one genomic region:
- a CDS encoding Uma2 family endonuclease has protein sequence MTTATQKFSFEDYLAYDDGTGTRSELVEGELSPMSLGTGRHGAIAEFLNDQFRAAIKAAGLPWTSKDMRIGIRSPRGGRWDTSRIPDVTVLPIAQWEAMADREAVINLSEPPPLLVVEVVSESTKSADYRAKYSEYSVLEILEYWIVDPLEAKVTICQLNEGRYDEAVFTNESIIQSPIFPDLKLTVAQILAA, from the coding sequence ATGACCACAGCCACCCAAAAGTTCAGCTTTGAAGACTATCTCGCCTATGACGATGGTACAGGCACCCGCTCTGAACTCGTCGAAGGAGAGTTAAGCCCAATGAGCTTGGGAACGGGTAGGCATGGAGCGATCGCAGAGTTCCTGAATGACCAGTTCAGAGCTGCTATTAAAGCCGCAGGACTACCGTGGACTTCTAAAGATATGCGAATTGGGATACGATCGCCTCGCGGTGGGCGCTGGGACACGTCCAGAATCCCAGATGTCACGGTTTTACCAATCGCTCAATGGGAAGCAATGGCAGATCGAGAGGCCGTGATTAACTTGAGTGAACCGCCTCCATTATTAGTTGTGGAAGTGGTGAGTGAGTCTACTAAATCGGCGGATTATCGGGCTAAATATAGCGAATATAGTGTTTTAGAAATTCTTGAATATTGGATTGTTGATCCGCTAGAGGCAAAAGTAACGATCTGCCAGTTGAATGAAGGTCGGTATGATGAGGCAGTCTTTACAAATGAATCTATAATTCAGTCTCCGATATTTCCAGATCTGAAACTAACAGTTGCTCAGATATTAGCAGCGTAG